atgatAATATAAATCCTAAAGgtataatctaaaccctaaatgcagaatctaaaccctacgggaaAGTATTATTCTTTTTGATCGTGTTGTTTTCTAATGACGATAAAATTAGGTGACTTTTCATTagtttatattaaatttacatgattttattatgttatgcctttaatattataattttctaatattttccaataattggttaaaaatatataataaaatactaataaatattactccctccgtccctaaaataactttctatttttccattttgggacgtcccccaaataacttcctctttctttctttccatttttggaaacctaccccaccactaataatactttatttattcttacttttcacttttcaccactcccaatactaattataacacttttcacaactttcaataataattatatcactttttctccactatcaatacactttacaactttttattaaaacccgtgccgtccccaaagaggaagccatttcagggacggagggagtactataaaatgaaataaaatataaatttatattcataaaaattacttattaattttttttttttttacgtgtGAGTGCACGTCATCTCTCTctgttagtttaataaaatatctatgaaaaaattatctttaaacTCTGCCCAAAATATTCAATTAGCTTCCTCTctgtctcttttttttttttattaaatacccaaataaagaaaaaacacaATGAAAAAGGGAGAATGAATATTGAAGCAGTGAGTGGTCCTCTCCTCGTGTTAAAAGTTCAAACACTGCCCTaattccaaaaagaaaaagaaaaaagaagaatgaTTTGGTAATTTAAATAAGATGCGGCGGATCAAAGCTGTTAATTAATGGGTGATGAGTGACTCAAGACAGCAGCTCGCGTGGTGTGGCTCATCTAAATCCGGGCGAGAGAGTAACATACAATCCAAGTCGAGGCGAGAATTTGCTCCCAAATGCCGATGTGCAATCCCTCTTCGTCTTCCACGCCCTCTGCCTCCAGTAAGTCGTGGATTATCCACGGCGTGGCGTTGGGGGCGGCGGCTGCCTTGGCTCTTGGCGCCCATTACATGTATTTTAGGCGATCCGGCAAGTTCCGGAGCCGGGTCGTCGGAATTATACCCGCCCGCTTTGCTTCTTCGCGCTTCCAGGGCAAGCCTCTCGTTAACATCCTCGGCAAGCCCATGATCCAGGTTTTTTTCCCCTACGAGATCTACAATACAAGTGCAGATTGATTGGTTACCGTTTTTCTTACtggatttaattattaaaaacaaaattaagcTGCTTTAATGCTTTGATAACACGTATACCTATGCATATGTATTGTATGTATTTGTCATTGCTTCAGTTTGGATGGTTGATTGCAGAGAACATGGGAACGAGCTAAAATGGCAACCTCATTGGACCATATTGGTATGTGACACCTAATCGCTTATATGTGTGTAGAAATGCCTAATTGCGTAGTATCAGTTTAGTTGTTTCTTGTTGATTTGGGACTTGCTTGTGTAGTTGTGGCCACTGATGATGAGAAAATTGCTGATTGCTGTAGAGGTTTTGGTGCCGATGTGGTAATGACATCTGAATCGTGCAGAAATGGTATGAGTTGTTGCAATTTGCTCCAAGGCTTCTTCCAGTCACAGATTTTCACTAAATTGTTTTTTGTCTGGGCTTGATAGGGACAGAGCGTTGTAATGAAGCGCTTAGCAAGTTGGATAAACAATATGATGTTGTTGTCAATATCCAGGGTGATGAGCCGCTCATAGAACCTGAAATAATAGACGGCATTGTCAAAGCGCTGCAGGTAAAGGAGCTTCATTCTTGAaattttcattgattttgatGATAATAGTTATTATTAAACATGGTTTCTGGGATGTATAAATCAATATCGAATGTTAATTTGATAGAGGCAAGGCTACTCACACTAAGAGGGCGTTAACTTCTGCGGATTGGcctagatagataaaaataacaagtttaatcccttgtttacttggATAGATTGGAAATAGGTTCAGATGCACTTTTATGCTCTTGCAAGACTGTCGTGCATCAATTATTCTGGATTGCTACTCATATTTAAGATGCGGCTAATGCAGGTGGCTCCTGATGCAGTCTTCAGCACCGCAGTTACTTCTCTGAAACCTGAAGATGCACATGATCCAAATCGTGTCAAATGTGTGGTGGATAACCATGGCTATGCAATTTATTTCTCTCGAGGATTAATACCATTTAATAAGTTAGTTATTCTCAGACATAGAATCTAGTTCTGTTCTCCAGAGATATCCTGCTTTCAGTATTGAAAAGTATGGAAATTTATATCATCATAACTGGCGCAGGTCTGGGAATGTCAACCCTGAGTTTCCATATTTACTTCATTTGGGAATTCAGGTATTGAATCAACTAATTTGATGGCTCAGATTGTCAATGCTCCAAGCAATCATCAATCTCTAACGCTTCATTTCTGATATCTTGACAGAGCTATGATACAAAGTTTCTCAACATATACCCAGAGCTGCCTCCAACTCCACTTCAGCTGGAGGAAGATCTTGAGCAACTGAAGGTTCTTGAAAATGGATACAAGATGAAGGTTTCCTTCTGCTTATGTTGCTTTTCCCTTTCTATGAATTCTCATTGTTTATTTTCATTTGCCTCTGAGGAGATCCTAAATATTTGCTAAGATGCCATATAGGTGTTAAAGTGGATAGGTTTTGATGTTTTAGGCAGTTGTCACCTTGCAGTTTTAGTAGGCAAATCTGAATGTTTATTTGCATTAGGCTTTTCCAACATTTTGAACTAGACTTGCAACTGCTACATGAATTGCTGCTTGTTTGTTAGCTAAGTTTTTTTTCCCTGAAAAAGCTTGTTGTCATTCCTGTGAAGTTCAGAGTAATGTCATTAaattatagaaatataaaaaaaactgCCCAAACAGCCAAAGAGTGGTGTGCATCATAATAACGGGACTAGGATAGTATTTGTTTACTGATTTAATCCACTGTCACATAGTATAGTATGCAGAATGTTGTTGTAAACCGCCCTTTACCTGCCTCTTGCTCTCGATCTTTGAGTCTATTTATGTGAAGGGCCTTCTCACGACTTTCatgcttattattattattattattattattattattatatgcacACCATTTGAGACTTTTGAGTTACGAATAATGAGACCATTAGGTTGTCCATAAGGATTCTCACGAATATTTACTGTGTAAAATTTGAGTACAGAATATAGTGTGctgtttctttgtttttcttcCAATAAGTATAGTTTGAGATTCTGATCCAAATAATTGGTATGTAGGTGATAAAAGTTGAGCATGAGTCCCACGGTGTTGACGTCCCAGAAGATGTAGATAAAATAGAGAGCTACATGCGCGAAAGGAACCTGCATTAGctgtataatttttcacaagaTACATACTGATTTGGCATCTGCATGATGCGCACAAATGTTTTCACGCATCTTCTCCTCGGCGTGTCCATTTGTGATTCTTGAATAAatagttttcttttcttctttttcttgcaGAGTAgtacttctttttcttcttttctgcATGATGCGCACCAATGCTCTCAGATGAAGACTTTGGGGGCAAGTACTTCTACAGAGTAACaacatgaatttattttaatgtgGTCGTGTATATTGTGGctgtaatttaaatattttcgtGGACTAGTGTAAAGGTAGTGTGGCTGGTTTGGTTTTTACTTAAAACTTTTAGTTTCCAGTCTTTATATATAATACGATTATTGATTCAAGGTTTCTCAAACTTTTATCGACTAACAGAAAGAACGTACATTGTActtgtaattaatgttattttctttgataatctattattttagaaaatctattaattcattacttttattagataatttattgaatggatatatttatctataagccttatcaatagctatagatatatatcacatagattaagtgtaatatctaatgaattaatatattcttataaatatataatatgtaaaataaccttaaaataaaatacgtaATAGGGGtgaaataggcaatccacaagttgtacCTTGAGATGCCTTAGactctttttatattagtatatagaTAATCTAATACTCTCAATCAGTTTTGAGTTCTTCGATTGAACTCTAACTTCCAAATTACAGCTgctgaaattttattgaaaaaagaaaatttgaaatCCCTTTAAAGCACAGACGCAGACTAAGGGGCGAGCCTCAGGAAAGAGAgctcaagaaaataaaaataagaacaaaaaaCCCTAACAAAAGGGAACAAAACCACCCAAAAGAGGAAGAAACGAGCCAACGAACCGACACGGGAAAGGGACGGAAAGGCAACCTCAAAAGCTCCGGCCAAACCATTGCCCCTAGGCAACCCGGCCCCTTCAACTCGAAACTAGACCAAAAGCGGGAAGCCGACGACAGACAAACGGCAAAGCACCAACACAGGAACGACAAGCAAACGCAACCAACCCCAAACCAGAGCGCCACCAAACCAAGTAAGGCAGAAGCCAGCCGCACCCAACACGAAGACTGAGAACACAAGAACCTGCAAAACCAAGGAAAACAAAGGAGAAAACAGGGGAACCAAAGCAAACCAGAGAAAGGCCAACAGACAAGAACGACCCCCACCCAGGACGGCCTACCAAGGAAAACAACCCTTCCCAACAAAGCCCAGCAAACCCCCACGATCACCACCAAAAAAGCAGGGTAACCCAAATGGCTCCAACAACCAAGCAATCTCAAACCAGACCCATACCCTCAAGTAACCTCCACCCTCAAGAAAAGTGTAGAGCTAAGGCATTGAgaagcaacatcaagatgatACAAGTCAATCCGAttagacccaattctccgctagcagGGAATCTCCTAATGCAATTACTTTTATAATCTAATCTCATTCCTTATGAATATGATCAAAATCTTTGCTTTCAACATAAATGTCATCTTCACGGGATGAAGCAATTGGAGGTAACCAAAGACTTCCCGCgaggttttccatgctcataatgaggAGACCATCAAAGGAGCAGAGACCTGGAGCtcttaaaaactcaaatttcaATAAACCCAATCAAACCAGAGAAAAGATATTAAGCCTATTGAAATGAAGACACTCctgctagcatctaccggacaaatcacgtcatgAATTGCTCATCAAGATGTTGCAACCAGAACCTTTGACTCCTTACTCAACTCAAGAACTGCAGAACAAGAGGGACCAAGCCAACCACCAAGACAACACAAACCAGAGCCATAGGGGAACCGAACTAAACCAAAGAAACATGAGAAGCATGAAAGGCCAGAGAGGGAAGGGTAATCACCTAAGACAGGCAGAACCAAGAGAAACAACCCCCAAAGCAAGAGAAACAATAAACAAAAAACCTAAAAGAAGGGGACAAAAACTCCCCTGGAAAAGCAGCATCCTCAAGTGACGATCCGAACAAAGGGCAGAAGCCTCATGTGACCAGCTGAAGGATATCAGGGATCACAAAAGGCCAAAAACCCTCGTCCGCCACCGAAGAGGCCATGAAATCTGCAACACGATTCCCTTCCCTGAAAATATAAGTGATAATAATACGAAGACCAGCAATGGAAGAGAGTACCTTTCTCTAGTGGCTGAAAAACCTCCAAGGGACGGTACTAGAACGAGAGCGGAAAAGATCAACCATGTAAGTGCAGTCCGTCTCAATCCACACATAATCCCAACCATTCATCACAATCTGCTCCAAGGCGGAGGGCAAGAATCTCAGCCTTGAAAGCCCAACCACGACCAGCAGAGAAATGGAAACAACCCACCACAAACGAAGAGTCCCGAAAAACCCCACTGGCATGAATGAGAGAAGGTGAGCCATGACCTGAGCCATCAATATTGATCTTCCGCCACAGAAGAGAAAGAGGAAGCCAGAACACATAAATGTAGGAAGTCAGACGACGGGGTCTGCCCGACACCTTAAGACCATGAAGAATAAGCAACTCCTCAACTGAATTAGCCATCTCACCCAAACTGAAATGAGAAGCCTCCAGAATGAAAGCTTTGGCCTGAATCGTCAGAGCCACCGTAGAAACTGGAGCCTCATAGAACACAGCCCTGTTCCGGAGATTCCAGAGGCTCCAAACGGCAGACATAACACCAACACGCCAAAGATTGTCCACCTGCTTGCTAGCAGGCACTTTCATTGCCCAAATGATCAGACTCCCAATATCATAGATCAAAGAACCATCGACCCTGAACCAAGTGAAAAGGAAGCTCCAAACATGTCTAGCAATAGCACACTCCCAAAAAAGATGATCAATATCCTCCCCCGCTTTCCTGCAGAGAGGGCACCACGCCGGACCAATGTAACAAGAGCGACTCATAGAACTGGCTGTAGAGAGACGGCCCAAAATAACTCGCTAAGTAACAATAGACCTGCTCACCGGAATAAACGGCGCCCAAATCCATTTGCCCCAATCCACCGCCGGAAAACTAGGACGAACATGATCCATGGCAAGCGAAAAGGAAACCTCTtcaaaatgagaatgaatccAAGCCCAAAGATCCTC
The genomic region above belongs to Salvia miltiorrhiza cultivar Shanhuang (shh) chromosome 5, IMPLAD_Smil_shh, whole genome shotgun sequence and contains:
- the LOC130987031 gene encoding 3-deoxy-manno-octulosonate cytidylyltransferase, mitochondrial, whose protein sequence is MPMCNPSSSSTPSASSKSWIIHGVALGAAAALALGAHYMYFRRSGKFRSRVVGIIPARFASSRFQGKPLVNILGKPMIQRTWERAKMATSLDHIVVATDDEKIADCCRGFGADVVMTSESCRNGTERCNEALSKLDKQYDVVVNIQGDEPLIEPEIIDGIVKALQVAPDAVFSTAVTSLKPEDAHDPNRVKCVVDNHGYAIYFSRGLIPFNKSGNVNPEFPYLLHLGIQSYDTKFLNIYPELPPTPLQLEEDLEQLKVLENGYKMKVIKVEHESHGVDVPEDVDKIESYMRERNLH